Proteins co-encoded in one Populus trichocarpa isolate Nisqually-1 chromosome 10, P.trichocarpa_v4.1, whole genome shotgun sequence genomic window:
- the LOC7463463 gene encoding SHUGOSHIN 2 isoform X7, which produces MEGVPVLDTENINVAGDKIKGEKLEKGSLVGIAQRKTLVDINNFPAQRKMLADISNLSQRNQYGKSQSVLVSKEHVEKLQRDIMALTKLVADRNKIIELSAIELQKLRVNYQQLQQQNLQLAQTNSQMLAELNAGKDKLKAYQHELGCKNGLLNAKKLELKEKTKKVRSQNMRNEVETIKGDNAAQFSQPEDNKPCNTKRKRQSKVQSLDSSAVKPGQTEDNVEKKSVCLRRQSAMFKSGEEPTEKNIVTKSVCLRRQSARLKSGEEPNEKDIDTKSVCLRRQSARFKSGEEPTEKDTDTKSRICTGRQSTRVKSEDQIQEPAENLFQTDDAKFHIPPLHDDPVHESCPTSSVPSVKIESETGNSVPRFETQELQRTSFRPTRRAVEKVQTYKEIPLNVKMRRSE; this is translated from the exons ATGGAGGGTGTTCCGGTTCTTGACACAGAAAACATTAATGTTGCAG GTGACAAAATAAAGGGAGAGAAGCTGGAAAAGGGGTCTTTGGTTGGAATTGCGCAAAGGAAAACGCTTGTTGACATTAACAATTTTCCTGCGCAAAGGAAAATGCTTGCTGATATTAGCAACCTGTCACAGCGAAACCAATATGGGAAATCACAATCTGTTTTAGTTAGTAAAGAGCATGTTGAGAAGCTCCAACGG GATATCATGGCATTGACAAAGCTTGTTGCAGATAGGAA TAAAATCATCGAGTTGAGTGCAATTGAGTTGCAGAAACTGAGAGTCAATTATCAGCAACTACAGCAACAGAATCTGCAACTTGCCCAAACCAACAGCCAGATGTTAGCA GAACTAAATGCGGGTAAAGATAAG CTTAAGGCATATCAACATGAGTTGGGGTGCAAGAATGGCCTGCTTAATGCCAAAAAATTGGAGCTGAAG gagaaaacaaagaaagttaGAAGCCAGAATATGAGAAATGAG GTTGAAACCATCAAAGGTGACAACGCAGCGCAATTCTCTCAACCAGAGGACAATAAACCTTGCAACACAAAAAGGAAGCGCCAATCAAAAGTTCAAT CTTTGGATTCCAGTGCTGTTAAACCAGGTCAAACTGAAGATAATGTTGAGAAGAAGAG TGTTTGTTTGAGAAGGCAATCTGCTATGTTTAAATCTGGAGAAGAACCCACTGAAAAGAACATTGTTACAAAGAG CGTTTGTTTAAGAAGGCAATCTGCTAGGCTTAAGTCTGGAGAAGAACCCAATGAAAAGGATATTGATACAAAGAG TGTTTGTTTGAGAAGGCAATCTGCTAGGTTTAAGTCCGGAGAAGAACCCACTGAAAAGGATACTGATACAAAGAG CAGGATATGTACAGGAAGGCAATCCACTAGGGTTAAATCTGAGGATCAAATACAAGAACCAGCTGAAAATTTGTTTCAGACAGATGATGCTAAATTTCATATTCCTCCATTACATGACGATCCAGTGCATGAAAGTTGTCCTACATCATCAGTTCCATCTGTTAAAATTGAATCTGAAACAGGGAACAGTGTCCCTAGATTTGAAACTCAAGAACTGCAAAGGACATCCTTTCGGCCCACACGTCGAGCAGTCGAGAAAGTTCAGACCTACAAGGAAATTCCACTTAATGTTAAGATGCGAAGAAGTGAGTGA
- the LOC7463463 gene encoding SHUGOSHIN 2 isoform X3: MEGVPVLDTENINVAGDKIKGEKLEKGSLVGIAQRKTLVDINNFPAQRKMLADISNLSQRNQYGKSQSVLVSKEHVEKLQRDIMALTKLVADRNKIIELSAIELQKLRVNYQQLQQQNLQLAQTNSQMLAELNAGKDKLKAYQHELGCKNGLLNAKKLELKKVRSQNMRNEVETIKGDNAAQFSQPEDNKPCNTKRKRQSKVQSLDSSAVKPGQTEDNVEKKSVCLRRQSAMFKSGEEPTEKNIVTKSISLDSVCLRRQSARLKSGEEPNEKDIDTKSISPDSVCLRRQSARFKSGEEPTEKDTDTKSRICTGRQSTRVKSEDQIQEPAENLFQTDDAKFHIPPLHDDPVHESCPTSSVPSVKIESETGNSVPRFETQELQRTSFRPTRRAVEKVQTYKEIPLNVKMRRSE, encoded by the exons ATGGAGGGTGTTCCGGTTCTTGACACAGAAAACATTAATGTTGCAG GTGACAAAATAAAGGGAGAGAAGCTGGAAAAGGGGTCTTTGGTTGGAATTGCGCAAAGGAAAACGCTTGTTGACATTAACAATTTTCCTGCGCAAAGGAAAATGCTTGCTGATATTAGCAACCTGTCACAGCGAAACCAATATGGGAAATCACAATCTGTTTTAGTTAGTAAAGAGCATGTTGAGAAGCTCCAACGG GATATCATGGCATTGACAAAGCTTGTTGCAGATAGGAA TAAAATCATCGAGTTGAGTGCAATTGAGTTGCAGAAACTGAGAGTCAATTATCAGCAACTACAGCAACAGAATCTGCAACTTGCCCAAACCAACAGCCAGATGTTAGCA GAACTAAATGCGGGTAAAGATAAG CTTAAGGCATATCAACATGAGTTGGGGTGCAAGAATGGCCTGCTTAATGCCAAAAAATTGGAGCTGAAG aaagttaGAAGCCAGAATATGAGAAATGAG GTTGAAACCATCAAAGGTGACAACGCAGCGCAATTCTCTCAACCAGAGGACAATAAACCTTGCAACACAAAAAGGAAGCGCCAATCAAAAGTTCAAT CTTTGGATTCCAGTGCTGTTAAACCAGGTCAAACTGAAGATAATGTTGAGAAGAAGAG TGTTTGTTTGAGAAGGCAATCTGCTATGTTTAAATCTGGAGAAGAACCCACTGAAAAGAACATTGTTACAAAGAG TATTTCTCTTGACAGCGTTTGTTTAAGAAGGCAATCTGCTAGGCTTAAGTCTGGAGAAGAACCCAATGAAAAGGATATTGATACAAAGAG TATTTCTCCTGACAGTGTTTGTTTGAGAAGGCAATCTGCTAGGTTTAAGTCCGGAGAAGAACCCACTGAAAAGGATACTGATACAAAGAG CAGGATATGTACAGGAAGGCAATCCACTAGGGTTAAATCTGAGGATCAAATACAAGAACCAGCTGAAAATTTGTTTCAGACAGATGATGCTAAATTTCATATTCCTCCATTACATGACGATCCAGTGCATGAAAGTTGTCCTACATCATCAGTTCCATCTGTTAAAATTGAATCTGAAACAGGGAACAGTGTCCCTAGATTTGAAACTCAAGAACTGCAAAGGACATCCTTTCGGCCCACACGTCGAGCAGTCGAGAAAGTTCAGACCTACAAGGAAATTCCACTTAATGTTAAGATGCGAAGAAGTGAGTGA
- the LOC7463463 gene encoding SHUGOSHIN 2 isoform X2 — MEGVPVLDTENINVAGDKIKGEKLEKGSLVGIAQRKTLVDINNFPAQRKMLADISNLSQRNQYGKSQSVLVSKEHVEKLQRDIMALTKLVADRNKIIELSAIELQKLRVNYQQLQQQNLQLAQTNSQMLAELNAGKDKLKAYQHELGCKNGLLNAKKLELKEKTKKVRSQNMRNEVETIKGDNAAQFSQPEDNKPCNTKRKRQSKVQSLDSSAVKPGQTEDNVEKKSVCLRRQSAMFKSGEEPTEKNIVTKSISLDSVCLRRQSARLKSGEEPNEKDIDTKSISPDSVCLRRQSARFKSGEEPTEKDTDTKRICTGRQSTRVKSEDQIQEPAENLFQTDDAKFHIPPLHDDPVHESCPTSSVPSVKIESETGNSVPRFETQELQRTSFRPTRRAVEKVQTYKEIPLNVKMRRSE, encoded by the exons ATGGAGGGTGTTCCGGTTCTTGACACAGAAAACATTAATGTTGCAG GTGACAAAATAAAGGGAGAGAAGCTGGAAAAGGGGTCTTTGGTTGGAATTGCGCAAAGGAAAACGCTTGTTGACATTAACAATTTTCCTGCGCAAAGGAAAATGCTTGCTGATATTAGCAACCTGTCACAGCGAAACCAATATGGGAAATCACAATCTGTTTTAGTTAGTAAAGAGCATGTTGAGAAGCTCCAACGG GATATCATGGCATTGACAAAGCTTGTTGCAGATAGGAA TAAAATCATCGAGTTGAGTGCAATTGAGTTGCAGAAACTGAGAGTCAATTATCAGCAACTACAGCAACAGAATCTGCAACTTGCCCAAACCAACAGCCAGATGTTAGCA GAACTAAATGCGGGTAAAGATAAG CTTAAGGCATATCAACATGAGTTGGGGTGCAAGAATGGCCTGCTTAATGCCAAAAAATTGGAGCTGAAG gagaaaacaaagaaagttaGAAGCCAGAATATGAGAAATGAG GTTGAAACCATCAAAGGTGACAACGCAGCGCAATTCTCTCAACCAGAGGACAATAAACCTTGCAACACAAAAAGGAAGCGCCAATCAAAAGTTCAAT CTTTGGATTCCAGTGCTGTTAAACCAGGTCAAACTGAAGATAATGTTGAGAAGAAGAG TGTTTGTTTGAGAAGGCAATCTGCTATGTTTAAATCTGGAGAAGAACCCACTGAAAAGAACATTGTTACAAAGAG TATTTCTCTTGACAGCGTTTGTTTAAGAAGGCAATCTGCTAGGCTTAAGTCTGGAGAAGAACCCAATGAAAAGGATATTGATACAAAGAG TATTTCTCCTGACAGTGTTTGTTTGAGAAGGCAATCTGCTAGGTTTAAGTCCGGAGAAGAACCCACTGAAAAGGATACTGATACAAAGAG GATATGTACAGGAAGGCAATCCACTAGGGTTAAATCTGAGGATCAAATACAAGAACCAGCTGAAAATTTGTTTCAGACAGATGATGCTAAATTTCATATTCCTCCATTACATGACGATCCAGTGCATGAAAGTTGTCCTACATCATCAGTTCCATCTGTTAAAATTGAATCTGAAACAGGGAACAGTGTCCCTAGATTTGAAACTCAAGAACTGCAAAGGACATCCTTTCGGCCCACACGTCGAGCAGTCGAGAAAGTTCAGACCTACAAGGAAATTCCACTTAATGTTAAGATGCGAAGAAGTGAGTGA
- the LOC7463463 gene encoding SHUGOSHIN 2 isoform X5, whose amino-acid sequence MEGVPVLDTENINVAGDKIKGEKLEKGSLVGIAQRKTLVDINNFPAQRKMLADISNLSQRNQYGKSQSVLVSKEHVEKLQRDIMALTKLVADRNKIIELSAIELQKLRVNYQQLQQQNLQLAQTNSQMLAELNAGKDKLKAYQHELGCKNGLLNAKKLELKEKTKKVRSQNMRNEVETIKGDNAAQFSQPEDNKPCNTKRKRQSKVQSLDSSAVKPGQTEDNVEKKSVCLRRQSAMFKSGEEPTEKNIVTKSISLDSVCLRRQSARLKSGEEPNEKDIDTKSVCLRRQSARFKSGEEPTEKDTDTKSRICTGRQSTRVKSEDQIQEPAENLFQTDDAKFHIPPLHDDPVHESCPTSSVPSVKIESETGNSVPRFETQELQRTSFRPTRRAVEKVQTYKEIPLNVKMRRSE is encoded by the exons ATGGAGGGTGTTCCGGTTCTTGACACAGAAAACATTAATGTTGCAG GTGACAAAATAAAGGGAGAGAAGCTGGAAAAGGGGTCTTTGGTTGGAATTGCGCAAAGGAAAACGCTTGTTGACATTAACAATTTTCCTGCGCAAAGGAAAATGCTTGCTGATATTAGCAACCTGTCACAGCGAAACCAATATGGGAAATCACAATCTGTTTTAGTTAGTAAAGAGCATGTTGAGAAGCTCCAACGG GATATCATGGCATTGACAAAGCTTGTTGCAGATAGGAA TAAAATCATCGAGTTGAGTGCAATTGAGTTGCAGAAACTGAGAGTCAATTATCAGCAACTACAGCAACAGAATCTGCAACTTGCCCAAACCAACAGCCAGATGTTAGCA GAACTAAATGCGGGTAAAGATAAG CTTAAGGCATATCAACATGAGTTGGGGTGCAAGAATGGCCTGCTTAATGCCAAAAAATTGGAGCTGAAG gagaaaacaaagaaagttaGAAGCCAGAATATGAGAAATGAG GTTGAAACCATCAAAGGTGACAACGCAGCGCAATTCTCTCAACCAGAGGACAATAAACCTTGCAACACAAAAAGGAAGCGCCAATCAAAAGTTCAAT CTTTGGATTCCAGTGCTGTTAAACCAGGTCAAACTGAAGATAATGTTGAGAAGAAGAG TGTTTGTTTGAGAAGGCAATCTGCTATGTTTAAATCTGGAGAAGAACCCACTGAAAAGAACATTGTTACAAAGAG TATTTCTCTTGACAGCGTTTGTTTAAGAAGGCAATCTGCTAGGCTTAAGTCTGGAGAAGAACCCAATGAAAAGGATATTGATACAAAGAG TGTTTGTTTGAGAAGGCAATCTGCTAGGTTTAAGTCCGGAGAAGAACCCACTGAAAAGGATACTGATACAAAGAG CAGGATATGTACAGGAAGGCAATCCACTAGGGTTAAATCTGAGGATCAAATACAAGAACCAGCTGAAAATTTGTTTCAGACAGATGATGCTAAATTTCATATTCCTCCATTACATGACGATCCAGTGCATGAAAGTTGTCCTACATCATCAGTTCCATCTGTTAAAATTGAATCTGAAACAGGGAACAGTGTCCCTAGATTTGAAACTCAAGAACTGCAAAGGACATCCTTTCGGCCCACACGTCGAGCAGTCGAGAAAGTTCAGACCTACAAGGAAATTCCACTTAATGTTAAGATGCGAAGAAGTGAGTGA